cttcatcccttatctgcaaccGTAAAAGACAGACATTCCTACAGCGGCCATTGTAGAGGCCTACCCCTAGgaacgcattctctttctcagagcTGTTCCTTGCTGAgcaaaagaattcagcaatatttctcctatttgcttttgaaagaagagaaatatggctgtGTTCCACCCGGCTCTCAGGCATtcagacctaatggttatctcccttgttccctgaacatcgctattatcctgttttcttttcaaggtgcccagattttatattgtttaaacacacatgGTTTAGGAACAATTAGTGTAGTTAActcaatcatcacagggtcctgaagcAACATACATCCTCAGATTATGAAGATGATGAGAttaaagagattaaagtaaagacaggcataggaaatcacaagagtattgactggggaagtgacaaatgtccatgaaatcttcacagtttatgttcagagattgcagtaaagacaggtgtaagaaattataaaagtattaatttggggaactaataaatgtccatgaaatcttcacaattcatgttcttctgccgcagcttcagccggtccctccattcgggaTCCCTGACTTCTCGCAACAGAAGTCATGTGTTAATATGCACAAAGTATGTGGTAAATTCTAGAAAAGgcgaccaatatggagaaatgtTTCTGCCTGattttatactacatttttaGGTAATTGAGTGAGTTGCTGTGTTTCTGACTCCAAAAATCTTACTAATTAGAATGGAAAGTTCATACATAGACATGAATGATAGATGATGTTTTATTCCatcattattttaagaatatgaaatcaacctaaaagCAGGAGATTCATTAAACCATTCTTAGCACATTAAGCTCATGGAGACTGTGGTGTTACTGTGGAGAGGCTTGTAAAACAGGTGTTTTCAGTAAAAATGgtgataatttttattatcattattattatattatgataatattatatttcaaatatatgaagtcttgctctgttgcccaggctgaagtgcagtggcatgatcttggctcaaggcaacctccatcttccgggtccaagtaattctcatgcctcagcctcccatgtagctgggattacaggcacgtgtcaccatgcccagctaattttgttatatttttattagtgacggctatcaccatgttggccaggctggtctccaactactcacctcaggtgatctgcccacctcagcctcctggagggctgggtttacaggtgcaagccactgtgcccagccccaataatattattaaatatatatttttatatttaaacatcacatggtgaatgtatttattttgtggtAAAACACCAAGCAAAGCTGAAGCTTAGACCCTTGGCCATAAGGCATCTCCGTTCCCTGTCACATCCTCCaccctccttccagcctcactgGGGAGTCGCTACTGTCAGTTCCGTGTCAGCTGTCAGAGCAAGTCTCGTACTTGTGTATTTCTGCATCGTTATGAGACTTTAGAAAAAGGTCTgcagtaaattaaaaaaagaaaaatctttttacaaaaattagctgggtgtgatggcatatgcctgtaatccaagctactcaggaagctgaggcaagagaatcccttgaacctgggaggcggaggttgcagtgatctgagattgtgtaactgcactgcatcctgggcacagagcaagactcatctcaaaaaaataaaaaagtttttatatttctgttttcactttaGATTTGGGgctacatgtgaaggtttgttacacaggtaaacgagTGTCAtcagggtttgttgtacagattatttcatcactctgGTGTTAAGCCCcttacccaatagttattttttatctatttatttgtttgagactgagttttgctcttgttgcccaggctggagtataatggcatgatgtgaactcgctgcaacctctgcctcccaggtccaagcaattcttctgcctcagcttcccaagtagctgaaattacagaggcctgctaccacgccttgctaatttttgtagtttcagtagagacagggtttcaccatgttggccaggctgatcttgaacccctgacaggtgatccacctgcctcggcctcccaaagtggtgggattgcaggcgtgagccaccgcgtctggccccctataattattatttctgctcatctccttcctcccaccctccaccctcaagtagaccccagtgtcttgttttcttctttgtgttccaggaaatattttactttgagaCTTGATCCTGCTGGTTGTGAACATTTACATGTTGTCTTGTTAGTAAACGTGGAGAGCTTGCTCTTTGCCATCTGCATTGGAAATTGGCTGAATTATAAGTGGGTTTTTTGCAGTTTTTCTCTGTATAAAGAGTGCCATAGTGGCTGCCTCTGCGCACGCCTGCATTCCTACAGATGTCTGAGGATTCCTCCTGGTCAGGCAGTTGAAAGGGTGATTGCTTCCTCTAGGATGAGGcatttcctgttttcttagaTCCCACAAGATTCCCCCCTGCCCCCAACTGCCAAAGTGTCCTTTTCCAGCAAGATGAGATTCCTCTTCAGGTCAACAAAActtgctactttttatatttttaaagcctttatatatataaacacccacacacacaatatacacacacacatatacatatacatacatatgtacacacacaaatgtatatattttgaacaggttttccattttgaaaatttggggaaaatgacAAATCTTTGTATTAACAtctggttttttgtgtgtgtaggtttcattattttgttgacatacatatatatatgtatatatatgattttcaTACTTTGAGTAATCTAGttttcatgcattttattttattttgagactaggtctcactgttttgcccaggctggagcacagtggcgcaatgttagctcactgcaacttctactctcagtctcaagccatcctcctacctcaggctgcctgccaccgtgcccggctaatatataaaaaaaaaattatttataaaaaaaatataaataatatgttatatatttatatatatgtgtgtgtgtatatatatgtaatttttttttttttttttttttttgagatggggtctctgttgcccaggctggattggtGTGATTTCagatcattgcaacctctacctcccgggatcaagcaattctcctttgtCAGCCTCCCAGGtcgctgggataacaggcatgtgccactgcacccagccagatatTAGTTTCTGATCTTTCACTGTGAACGTTGTCATCTCTGAAGACATCACTCATACTCTGTCATATCTAGATACTGAATGTCACTTGGTGTGTCAATAAAagtttctgggctgggcacagtggatcatgcatgtaattccagaacttggagaggctgaggcaggcgaatcaggaggtcaggggtttgagaccaacctggtgaatacggtgaaaacccatttctgctaaaaatacaaaattaaccggtcctggtggcacatgcctgtaatttcagctgctcaggaagctaaggcaggagaatcgcttgatcctgggaggtggagatccAGAGAGTGGAGactgtgcctttgcactccaccctgggcaacagagtgagactccacctcagggagaaaaaaaaaaaagtttggtaaaACACAACTGGGAAGACAAAATGTGGTGAGAAATCCCTTACTCAGATTTGCTAGAATATTCACTGCATTTAAATCCATGCTTtcacctctcttttcttctcattttctgtaaAGATAAGAATTCCGCCCATAACCATTTggttaaaatgtgttttcatttcagggTCTGTTGACATTCAGGGATGTGGCCATAGAATTCTCTCAGGAGGAGTGGAAATGCCTGGACCCTGCTCAGAGGACTCTATACAGGGCTGTGATGTTGGAGAATTATAGGAACCTGGTCTCCCTGGGTGAGGATAACTTCCCTCCTGGGGATGTGCCCTTGCATATCTttttatttgctcttcttttttagatacagtgtctctctctgtcacccagggtggagtgaagtggtgggatcatggttcactgcagtcttgaattcctgggctgatgtgattgtcccacctcagcctcccctggtAGCTGGTACAGGCGCATGCCAGCATGTCGGGCAACGtttttagtttggtttttttttccagacagggtcttgctgtgttgttgaAATTCATCTTGATCTCCTGTGCTCAAAAGATCTTCCACAgtctcctgagcaactgggattacaggcaccaacccCATACCTAAttattggcttttatttttaaaatttttgcgtatgtgtggctgggcatggtggcttacgcctgtaatcccagcactttgggaggctgaggtgggtggatcacaaggtcaggagatcgagaccagtttggcctacatggtgaaaaaccccgtctctacaaaaaatacaaaaattagcagggtttgatggcacatgcctataatcccagctactccagaggctgaggcaggaaaatcacataAACCcaggaatcagaggttgcagtgagccaagatcaccactgcactccagcctggcaacacagcaagactccgtctcaaaaacaaacaaacaaaaaaaacaaaaaacaaacaaacaaaaaactttgcaTATGTGTGTCCTTTAGGCTAATATGAGTCTATGAATCTCTTGTAGATAACATATAGTTGGTTTTTGTTGATTCAGCCAGTCTTTGCCTTCTGAGTGCAGAGTTAAATACTTACAGCTGAAGTATTACTGATGGAGAAGACCTtacctttgtgatttttttacatattatctgtatttcttgtaggtttttttggttcttcatttctcatttcctACTTTTTGTGTTTAATTCCTTTTTTGTGTAGACATGCTTTGACccccttatttccttttttgtttgtttgtttgtttatgatggagtctcactctgccaccaaggctacagtgcagtggggatatttggctcaccacagccaactccgcctcttgggctcaaatgattcttgtgacccatgcctgtaattccagaactatgagagccaaggcaggcaaatcacctgaggtcaggagttcaaaaccagcctggctaacatggcgaaactccatctctactaaaaatacaaaaattagctggacaccatggtgggcgcttgtagtcctgctactcaagaggctaatgcaggagagtcgcttgaacctgggaggtggaggttgcagtgagctgagattgcaccactgcactccagcctgggtggcacatgagactgcctgaaaaaaaaaaaaaaaatcataacctGCAGAAACTACTCTTTCTCCACTGGAATTCTTTATTTATGTCAGAATTATTTCTGTGTATGTTgcattttcataaacatttatgtacaatgttttttcatgcttttttcttctaaataacagaaaaaaagttgatttATGGAGAAAATGTACACTAAACCAGTTTCCGTATCAGTCCTCTTATTAAcctattcatgtatttatttatttatttgttgatgagacgaagttttgttcttgtcgcccatgctggagtgcaatggcacaatctcgggatACTCCAACCTCCAAcgcccgggtttaagcgattctcctgcctcagtgtcccaagtagctgggattacaggcatgtgccaccacgcctggctaatttcgtattttaatagacacagggtttctcctttttggtcaggctggtcttgaacccctgcactctagtgatccaccaacctcggccttcTAAActtctgtgattacaggtgtgaaccaccagaCAGACCCAGCCTGTCTGTCTTTTTAGATACCTTTACTGgagaactttatatatatttgtgggttGGAATTACTCTttagacttctttctttcttttttctttcttttctttctttttttttttttttttttttttttaatacagagtctccttctctcacccaggctggagtgcggtggtgcgatcctggctcactgcaacctctacctcccaggttcaagtgattttcctgcttcagtttcccaagcagctgggactacaggcacatgccactgcacccagctaattttttttttttttttttttggtagaaacaggtttcaccctgttagccaggatggtctcgatctcctgaccttgtgttcctcctgcctcagcctcccaaagtgctgggattacaggcgtgaaccaccatgcctggccagctttaaaatttttaaaacatgttattgCTCTAGATGGCTTCAAGTATTGTGAGATTTATAGTACACTCTCTAAACTTCCTTTGTTTAATCAGATCTGTCAGCCTTTGGTGATGTTGATAATGAGGTGCTCCTTTTCCTGTCTCAGTCATTTCACTGACAGAAGTAGCTTAGACTGGCCGgccgaggtggctcacgcctctaatctcagcagtttgggatgccaaggtgggcggatcacttgaagtcaggagtttgagaccagtctggccaacatggtgaaacctcaaatCTACCAAATACAAGAaattgaccaggcgtggtggctcaagcctataatcccagcactttgggaggccaagaggggcagatcacctgagttcaggagttcaaggccagcctggccaacatggtgaaaccctgtctctactaacaatacaaaaattagctggacgtggtggcacacggtTGTTATCCCaagtacttgagaggctgaggcaggagaatcacttgaacatgggaggtgaaggttgcagtgagccaagattgccccactgcactccagtccaggtgacaaagtgagactccgggctgaggtaggagaatctcttgaggcaggagaatgctgctactacactccagcctgggtgatagagcttgaattggtctcaaaaacaaacaaaaaaagaaatagcttaaAGTGGGAGGCTTCAgacacagacatttatttctcatgaatTTGGAAAGTGGGAAACCCAAGAGCAAGATGCCAGCCAAATTGGTTCCTAGTGAGAGCCTTCTTTAGGGTTTAGCCCAGTCATCTTCCTGCTGTGTCCTGACATGGGAGAAAGAGGAACAGGAAATGAGCTCTTTTGTATCTCTTTTTATGAAAGCACAAGTCCTATTCATGAGTAGTCAACACCCATGACCAAATTCTCTCAAAGGCCCCATCTGCAGGAACATCCCGTTGGagaataaaaactctgaacatgGCTTTTGGCCAATAAGAACATTCACACCAGGGAGCCTGCATcatattgtttatgtttttattgtgcaatttgaatgataaaatgttttctctgatCTCAGTTTAAACATTTTCCCAGTACACATtctgtgttttgtattttgtgcATAGTGAACTAGATATTTAAGGCCAACAATGCATATGTATCTATAGAATTGCTGTATTGCCTGGCTGTTTCATAAATGTAGTTGTGACATCATAATTGCACCCTCTGGCACTGttagtcaattcttttttttttttttttttttttttcgagatgaagTCTCACCCTCTCAatcaggttggagcgcagtggtgcgatctcagctcactacaacctccacctcccaggttgaaatgattctcctgcctcagccttccaagtagctgagattacaggcacccaccaccatacccagttaatttttttgtatttttagtagagttgggatttcaccatgttggccaggctactctcgaactcctgacctcatgatccacccgcctcagcctcccaaagtgctgggattacacacctgagctaccgtgcctggccgttAGTCAATTCTTATTCCTTATAATGCTGTGTACATTTTTGACTTCATAAATCAGAAGGTAGTGATCTTAACATGTATTTCCTTTCTTACATTGTGCGCTGGTGGTAAGTAAAAGTTGTGGAGTTTTTCTTAGCAGCGAATTGTTTAGAATTTTGCAGGTTGTATAAAGGTACTTATTTGCTTCCTGGTTTTATGCGTTACAATATTTTActaattaatttttatgattGTACATAAGGCTTTTCGGTATGTATGCAGTATGCAGTATAACTGACACAGTCCACTAGTTAATGTCACAAAGTGCCAccggatgctgtggctcatgcatgccatcccaggactttgggaggctgaagcaggtagaaCACTTGAAGTCAacagtttaaggccagcctggccaacatgttgaaaccctgtctctactaaaaatacaaaaattagccaagcatggtgacgtgtgccgtgcctgtaatcccaggtactcaggaggctgaggcaggagaatcagttgaacccaaaaggcggaggttgcagtgagccgagatcaggccatttaATTCCAGCTGGTTGCGAGAGAGTGAAACTTAacctcaaaaatgtaaaaataaaaaaattatttaaaatgtcacgAAGTGCCTTTTCTGCATGGATATAGGTAATTTTATGACagttatttagaaaaacattgtattaactttttttgttttttgagatggagtctcactttgtcgcccaggctaaagtatagtgcaatcttggctcactgctacctctgcctctcgggttcaaatgattcttgtgactcaccctcccaagtagctgggactacagatgtgggccaccacgcctggctaaattttgtagtcTTTTCTTATCTTCTCAGTGCTGTGATTGTTTGACAATACAGAATTTCCATTGATTTTGGTTATCCTTACATAAGCTTGTTGTGGATTATTTACCAATATAGTATTTCCTGTGATCCTTTAGCATTTATTTCTATACAGCAAATATGAAGAATATATACTTTTCATTGATGTGACAGTGATATTTTTTGGAAACTGTTAGACACTTTAGGGTCCCAGTGGAAAAATATTCCTTACTTTAGGTGACACACGTTTGTGCCCTGTCATTGTTTTGTCACAGTATTGGAAATAGGCTTCTGTAAAAGTAATTTGAAGCACATGTAATAGCCCATTATTTGTTAAAGAATCTTACGCTTTTCTGTTCCTAAGCTTTGAGGGTCATGTTTGGaaagtttaaaataagtattGTTTTTTGTGTCATAGTTACACATTTCAGCATTGTTTACCATCTGTACTTAACTTGAAAATTTTGGTGTTTATATTTTGTAGCTATTTCTTCCAAATGCATGATGAAGGAGTTCTCATCAACAGCGCAAGGCAATAGAGAAGTGCTCCACACAGGGACTTTGCAAAGACATGAAAGTCATCACATTGGAGATTTTTGCTTCCACGATATTGATAAAGATATTCATAACTTTGAGTTTCAGTggcaagaagatgaaagaaatggCCATGAAGCACCCATTACAAAAATCAACAACTTGACAGGTAGTACAGACCGATATGATCATAGTCATGCTGGAAACAAGCCTATTAAAGATCAGCTTGGATTAAGCTTTCATTCACATCTGCCTGAACTGCACCTATTTCACACCAAAGGGAAAATTGATAATCAAGTTGAGAAGTCTATCAATGATGCTTCCTCATTTTCAACAGCCCAAAGAATTTCTTGTAGGCCCAAAACCCATATATCTAATAACTATGGGAATGATTTCCGGAATTCTTCATTACTCACAGAAAAACAGGAAGTACACATGAGAGAAAAATCTTTCCCATGTAATGAGAGTGGCAAAGCCTTTAATTATAGCTCACTCTTAAGGAAACGTCAGATAATCTATTTGGGacagaaacaatataaatgtgaTGTGTGTGGCAAGGTCTTTAATCAGAAGCAATACCTTGCAGGCCATCATAGATGtcacactggtgagaaaccttacaggtgtaatgagtgtggcaagactTTCAGTCAGATGTCATCCCTTACATGCCATCGTAGATTTCATACTGttgagaaaccttacaaatgtgaggAATGTGACAAAGCTTTCAGTTTCAAATCAATCCTTGAAAGACATAGGAGAATTCATAGTGCAGAGAAACCatacaagtgtaatgagtgtggcaagacctTCAGTCAGGAGTTAACCCTTACATACCATCGtagacttcatactggagagaaactttacaaatgtgaagaatgtcacaAAGCTTTCTGTTTCAAATCAAACTTTGAAACACAtaggagaattcatactggagaaaaaccgtacaagtgtaatgagtgtgaCAAGACCTTCAGTTCGAAGTCATACCTTACATGCCATCGtagacttcatactggagagaaaccttacaagtgtaatgagtgtggcaagacctTTAGTCAGAAGTCATCCCTTACATGGCATCGTAGAcgtcatactggagagaaactttacAAGTGCaatgagtgtggcaagacctTCAGTCAGCAGTTAACCCTTAAATGCCATCGTAGACTTCATAGtagagagaaaccttacaaatgtgaagaatgtgacaaagctTACAGTTTCAAATCAAACCTTGAAATACATCGGAAAATTCACACTGAAGAGAATCTTTACAAGTGTACTGAGTGTGGCAAGACCTTCAGCCGGATATCATCCCTTACGTGGCATCGtagacttcatactggagagaaaccttacaaatgtgaagaatgtgacaaagctTTCAGTTTGAAATCAAACCTTGAAAGACAtaggagaattcatactggagagaaactgtACAAGTGTAAGGAGTGTGGCAAGATCTTTAGTCAGAAGTCATCGCTTACATGCCATCGTAGACTTCATCCTGAaaagaaaccttacaaatgtgaaggaTGTGACAAAGCTTTCAGTTTCAAATCAAAGCTTGAAAGACACaggagaattcacactggagagaaaccgtacaagtgtaatgagtgtggcaagacgTTTAGTCGGAAGTCATCCCTTACATACCATCGTAGacttcacactggagagaaaccttacaaatgtgaagaatgtgacaaagctTTCGGTAGGAAATCAAACCTTGAAAGACAtaggagaattcatactggacAGAAACCATACAActgtaatgaatgtggcaagaCCTTTATTCAGAAGTCATCCCTTATATGCCATCGTAcacttcatactggagagaaaccttacaagtgtaatgagtgtgaCAAGACCTTCCGTCACAAGTCATCCCTCACATGCCATCGtagacttcatactggagagaaaccttgcAAGTGTAATGAGGGTGGCAAGAACTTCAATCAACAGTTAACCCTTAAATGCCATTGtagacttcatactggagagaaaccttacaaatgtgaagaatgtgacaaagctTACAGTTTCAAATCAAACCTTGAAATACATCGGAAAAGTCATACTGGAGAGAATCTTTgcaagtgtaatgagtgtggcaagacctTTAGCCGGACATCATCCCTTACATACCATCGTagagttcatactggagagaaaccttacaaatgtgaagaatgtgacaaagctTTCCGTTTCAAATCAAGCCTTGTAATACATAGgggaattcatactggagagaaactgtacaagtgtaatgagtgtggcaagacctTTAGTCAGAAGTCGTACCTTAGACGCCATCATAGtcttcatactggagagaaaccttacaagtgtaatgagtgtggcaaaaCGTTTAATCAGAAGTCATACCTTGCATACCATCGtagacttcatactggagagaaaccttacaagtgtaatgactGTGGCAAGACCTTTGGTCAGAAGTCACACCTTACATGCCATCGtagacttcatactggagagaaaccttacaagtgtaatgagtgtggtAAGATGTTTAGTCGGAAGTCATACCTTACACGCCATCGtagacttcatactggagagaaatcttacaaatgtaatgagtgtggcaaagcctttcATGGGCAGTCAGCACTTCACAAATGTAGTGATTGTCACCATGTCTTCAGTAATGCTACAACTATTGCAAATCATTGGAGAATCCATAATGAAGAGAGATCTTAGAAGTGTGATAAAACCGGCAAACTTTTCAGACATCATTCATACCTTGAACTCATACtagagagaaaccttacaaatgtgaagaatgtgatgAAGCTTTCAGATTCAAATCAAACCTTGGTAGTCCTAGAAATCATATTTGaaagaaaccttacaagtgtagtGATTGTGAAAGGGTTTTGAATCGAAAAGCAAAGCTTGCACATCATCATACAATTTATCCTGGAGATAAACCTTAGAAATGTAAATCATGAAAAAAGTTTAGTCACAAATCAAGCCTTGAAAGACAAGAAAATTCATattggagagaaaccttacaagtgtaatgaataTGGTGTGGTTTTTAATCAACAGGCACACCATGCACGTCATCacagaattcatactggagagaaaccttagaAATGTGAAGCACGTGACAAAGTTTACAGTTGCCAATCAAGCCTCGAGAGAcaggagaattcatactggagagaaagcttacaaatgtgaagaatgtcacaAAGTTTTCAGTTGCACATCAAACCTTGAAAGACCTAGGTGAATTCATACTAGAGATAAACCATAAAAATGTAAGTTTGTGACAAGGCTTTCAGGTATGATTCGCACCTGGCACAACATCctagaattcacactggagagaaaccttacgaGTGTAACGAGTGTGAGAGTCTTTAGTGGGCAGTCAACACTTGTTTACCATCAGGCAATTCATGTTGTAGGGAAACTTTACTGATGTAATGATTGTCACAAAGTCTTCAGTAATGCTACAACCATTGCAAATCATTGGAGAATCCATAATGAAGAGAGATCATACTAGTGTAATAAATTTGGGAGAGTTTTCAGACATCATTCATACCTTGCAGTTCATTGGTGAACTCatgctggagagaaaccttacaaatgtcaTGATTGTGGCAAGGTCTTCAGTCAAGTTTCATTCTATGCGAAACATAGGAGAGAAACCTCACAAGTGTGATGATCGTGGCAAAGCCTTTACTTCACGTTCACACGTCATTAGGCGTCAGAGAATGCATACTGGACAGAAATCTTACAAATGTCATCAATGTGCCAAGGTCTTCAGTCTGAGTTCACTCCTTGAAGAACATCAGAACATTCATTTTGGAGGTAGTTGTTCCAAATGCAATGAGTAGAGCAAACCGTTAAGCATCAATTAACATTAGAGTCAATTCAGCATTTAGTTGAGTTGATTTAACATTGAGTTCAAGCATTAATTGAAATTAAAGTGTTTATGTTAAAAGGATTGGGCTGGGcactggctcctgcctgtaatctcagcattttgtgaggccaagggaggtatatcacttgaggtcaggaatttgagatcaacctggccaacagacgtgagccattttcccagcctgttttctctttctttaaaaaaaaaaactgataggGATTTTTATGGGTATTGTGTTGAATCTAAATCACATTGGGTTATATaatcatttaacaatatttttccaaaacatCAATATGGGTTGTAGCtctgtttttaatcattttgagCAATGTTTGTAGATTTCAAGGTACGAACTTCTGAgctttttaagtttatttctaagtatttcttACTTTACATTCTCCAGCAAATGgaagtgtttaaaaattttaaaaatttttattgttaaagtATGGAAATTCAACTAATTTTTGGTGCTGATACTGTATTGTGCAAATCCACTGAATATGTTACTTAGTTCCAGTAGTATTTTGGTTGACTCTTTGTGATTTTCTACACAGAAGATCATgtcatctataaataaatataattttacttctttctttctgatttggatgagttttatttattctgctatttcactgctctgg
The sequence above is drawn from the Macaca thibetana thibetana isolate TM-01 chromosome 19, ASM2454274v1, whole genome shotgun sequence genome and encodes:
- the LOC126943010 gene encoding zinc finger protein 761 isoform X14 gives rise to the protein MMKEFSSTAQGNREVLHTGTLQRHESHHIGDFCFHDIDKDIHNFEFQWQEDERNGHEAPITKINNLTGSTDRYDHSHAGNKPIKDQLGLSFHSHLPELHLFHTKGKIDNQVEKSINDASSFSTAQRISCRPKTHISNNYGNDFRNSSLLTEKQEVHMREKSFPCNESGKAFNYSSLLRKRQIIYLGQKQYKCDVCGKVFNQKQYLAGHHRCHTGEKPYRCNECGKTFSQMSSLTCHRRFHTVEKPYKCEECDKAFSFKSILERHRRIHSAEKPYKCNECGKTFSQELTLTYHRRLHTGEKLYKCEECHKAFCFKSNFETHRRIHTGEKPYKCNECDKTFSSKSYLTCHRRLHTGEKPYKCNECGKTFSQKSSLTWHRRRHTGEKLYKCNECGKTFSQQLTLKCHRRLHSREKPYKCEECDKAYSFKSNLEIHRKIHTEENLYKCTECGKTFSRISSLTWHRRLHTGEKPYKCEECDKAFSLKSNLERHRRIHTGEKLYKCKECGKIFSQKSSLTCHRRLHPEKKPYKCEGCDKAFSFKSKLERHRRIHTGEKPYKCNECGKTFSRKSSLTYHRRLHTGEKPYKCEECDKAFGRKSNLERHRRIHTGQKPYNCNECGKTFIQKSSLICHRTLHTGEKPYKCNECDKTFRHKSSLTCHRRLHTGEKPCKCNEGGKNFNQQLTLKCHCRLHTGEKPYKCEECDKAYSFKSNLEIHRKSHTGENLCKCNECGKTFSRTSSLTYHRRVHTGEKPYKCEECDKAFRFKSSLVIHRGIHTGEKLYKCNECGKTFSQKSYLRRHHSLHTGEKPYKCNECGKTFNQKSYLAYHRRLHTGEKPYKCNDCGKTFGQKSHLTCHRRLHTGEKPYKCNECGKMFSRKSYLTRHRRLHTGEKSYKCNECGKAFHGQSALHKCSDCHHVFSNATTIANHWRIHNEERS